Proteins found in one Mercenaria mercenaria strain notata unplaced genomic scaffold, MADL_Memer_1 contig_3550, whole genome shotgun sequence genomic segment:
- the LOC128553168 gene encoding elastin-like: MAMAAVAVVTEAVPLIAVATAEAAVAVPASSSKTTSSSKRNASGSSTIEKSLPVVAVPTVAVPAIIEVSAEAKAAVAAKGEQAEREAAVAAKAIPVVALAAGSVPAKAVVTVGAAANAISAVAVPAIGVQSVVVAADEVLAVAVSSSSISSRSTNRSKSSRSITVPAIIEVSAEAKAAVAAKGEQAEGEAAVAAKAIPAVALAAGSVQAIAVVTAEAAANAISAKAVLAIGVQSSRSSTIRTSSINSTSSSSSSNSRSSTKVLAVVAVPTVAVPAIIEVSAKAKAAVAAKGEQAEGEAAVAAKAIPVVALAAGSVQAIVVVTAEEAANAISAIAVPSIGVQSVLVVADEVLAVAVAQLAKEVLAVVAVPTVTVPAIIEVSAEAKAAVAAKGEQAEGEAAVAAKAIPVIALAAGSVPAIAVVTAEAAANAISAIAVPSIGVQSVLVVADEVLAVAVAVSSSSIRSRSTKRSKSSRSKVLAVVAVPTVAVPAIIEVSAKAKAAVAAKGEQAEGEAAVAAKAIPVVALAAGSVPAIAVVTAEAAANAISAIAVPAIR; encoded by the exons ATGGCAatggcagcagtagcagtagtgaCAGAAGCGGTACCATTAATAGCAGTTGCTacagcagaagcagcagtagcagtaccagcTAGCAGTAGCAAAACAACCAGTAGCAGCAAAAGAAATGCTAGTGGAAGTAGTACTA TAGAAAAATCATTACCAGTAGTAGCAGTACCAACTGTAGCAGTGCCAGCAATAATAGAAGtatcagcagaagcaaaagcagcagtagcagcgaAAGGAGAACAAGCAGAAAGAGAGGCAGCAGTTGCAGCAAAGGCAATACCAGTAGTAGCATTAGCGGCGGGATCAGTGCCAGCAAAAGCAGTAGTAACAGTAGGAGCAGCAGCAAATGCAATAtcagcagtagcagtaccagcAATAGGGGTACaatcagtagtagtagcagcagacGAAGTACTAGCAGTAGCAGTGAGTAGCAGCAGTATAAGCAGTAGAAGTACAAATAGAAGCaaaagcagcagaagca TAACAGTACCAGCAATAATAGAAGtatcagcagaagcaaaagcagcagtagcagcaaaaGGGGAACAAGCAGAAGGAGAAGCAGCAGTTGCAGCAAAGGCAATACCAGCAGTAGCATTAGCGGCGGGATCAGTACAAGCAATAGCAGTAGTAACAGCAGAAGCAGCAGCAAATGCAATATCAGCAAAAGCAGTACTAGCAATAGGGGTACAATC CAGTAGAAGCAGTACCATCAGAACCAGCAGCATAAACAGTacaagcagtagcagtagcagtaacagcagaAGCAGTACCA AAGtattagcagtagtagcagtaccaACAGTAGCAGTACCAGCAATAATAGAAGTATCTGCAAAAGcaaaagcagcagtagcagcaaaaGGAGAACAAGCAGAAGGAGAAGCAGCAGTTGCAGCAAAGGCAATACCTGTAGTAGCATTAGCGGCGGGATCAGTACAAGCAATAGTAGTAGTAACAGCAGAAGAAGCAGCAAATGCAATATCAGCAATAGCAGTACCATCAATAGGGGTACAATCAGTACTAGTAGTAGCAGACGAAGtactagcagtagcagtagca CAATTAGCTAAAGAAGtattagcagtagtagcagtaccaACAGTAACAGTACCAGCAATAATAGAAGtatcagcagaagcaaaagcagcagtagcagcaaaaGGAGAACAAGCAGAAGGAGAAGCAGCAGTTGCAGCAAAGGCAATACCAGTAATAGCATTAGCGGCGGGATCAGTACCAGCAATAGCAGTAGTAACAGCAGAAGCAGCAGCAAATGCAATATCAGCAATAGCAGTACCATCAATAGGGGTACAATCAGTACTAGTAGTAGCAGACGAAGtactagcagtagcagtagcagtgagtAGCAGCAGTATAAGAAGTAGAAgtacaaaaagaagcaaaagcagcagaagca AAGtattagcagtagtagcagtaccaACAGTAGCAGTACCAGCAATAATAGAAGTATCTGCAAAAGcaaaagcagcagtagcagcaaaaGGAGAACAAGCAGAAGGAGAAGCAGCAGTTGCAGCAAAGGCAATACCAGTAGTAGCATTAGCGGCGGGATCAGTACCAGCAATAGCAGTAGTAACAGCAGAAGCAGCAGCAAATGCAATATCAGCAATAGCAGTACCAGCAATACGG